A single Azospirillum sp. TSA2s DNA region contains:
- a CDS encoding NAD(+) synthase, which yields MSFTSIYRHGFARVAACTTRCTPADPAANAAAVLEAARTCHDKSVAVALFPELALSGYAIDDLLMQDPLIDAVEQAILDLVQASTGLMPLLLVGAPLLYDGRLYNTAVAIQRGELLGVVPKQHLPNYREFYERRQFASGAGTEGGTIRIGDLTAPFGPDLLFSAEDQPGLVVHAEICEDLWVPAPPSTMAALAGATVLANLSASNITIGKSDTRRLLAKSQSARCLAAYLYSSAGTGESTTDLAWDGQTSIFENGEMLAETDRFPDGAQMAVADVDLDLLRQERLRQGTFDDNRRLFFDATGGFRTVAFRLDAPEADVGLLRVVPRLPFVPAAAERLEQDCYEAYNIQVAGLVQRLRATGIGTVVIGVSGGLDSTHALIVAARAMDRLGLPRSGILAYTMPGFGTSEGTKSNAWRLMTALGVTAKELDIRPAANQMLKDMEHPFARGEAVYDVTFENVQAGLRTDYLFRLANHNNGLVLGTGDLSELALGWCTYGVGDQMSHYNVNAGVPKTLIQHLIRWVSRTGQFQQEVSETLDAILKTEISPELVPAGSDKALQSSESVVGPYDLQDFNLFYVLRYGFRPSKIAFLARHAWGDVAKGDWPEGYPLEKRRAYSPAEIRDWLRVFLRRFFGFSQFKRSAMPNGPKVSAGGSLSPRGDWRAPSDGNARIWLEELEREVPAE from the coding sequence ATGAGCTTCACCTCGATCTATCGCCACGGATTCGCGCGGGTTGCCGCCTGTACCACGCGCTGCACCCCGGCCGATCCGGCGGCCAACGCCGCCGCCGTGCTGGAGGCCGCGCGCACCTGCCACGACAAGTCGGTGGCGGTGGCCCTGTTTCCCGAACTGGCGCTGTCCGGCTATGCCATCGACGATTTGCTGATGCAGGACCCGCTGATCGACGCGGTGGAACAGGCGATCCTCGATCTGGTCCAGGCTTCGACCGGGCTGATGCCGCTGCTGCTGGTCGGCGCGCCGCTGCTGTATGACGGGCGGCTCTACAACACGGCGGTGGCGATCCAGCGCGGCGAACTGCTGGGCGTGGTGCCGAAGCAGCATTTGCCGAACTACCGCGAATTCTACGAGCGGCGGCAATTCGCCTCCGGCGCCGGCACCGAAGGCGGGACGATCCGCATCGGCGACCTGACCGCCCCCTTCGGACCCGACCTGCTGTTCTCCGCCGAGGATCAGCCCGGTCTGGTCGTCCATGCCGAGATCTGCGAGGATCTGTGGGTCCCGGCGCCGCCCAGCACCATGGCCGCGCTCGCCGGCGCCACCGTGCTGGCCAATTTGTCGGCCAGCAACATCACCATCGGCAAGTCCGACACCCGCCGCCTGCTGGCCAAGTCGCAATCGGCGCGCTGCCTCGCCGCCTATCTCTATTCGTCGGCCGGGACCGGCGAATCGACCACCGACCTCGCCTGGGATGGCCAGACCTCGATCTTCGAGAATGGCGAGATGCTGGCGGAGACCGACCGCTTCCCCGACGGCGCCCAGATGGCGGTGGCCGACGTCGATCTCGACCTGCTGCGCCAGGAACGGCTGCGCCAGGGCACCTTCGACGACAACCGGCGCCTGTTCTTTGATGCCACCGGCGGGTTCCGCACCGTCGCCTTCCGGCTCGATGCGCCGGAGGCGGATGTCGGACTGTTGCGCGTGGTGCCGCGCCTGCCCTTCGTTCCGGCCGCCGCCGAACGGCTGGAGCAGGACTGCTACGAGGCCTACAACATCCAGGTCGCCGGGCTGGTGCAGCGGCTGCGCGCCACCGGCATCGGCACGGTGGTGATCGGCGTGTCGGGCGGGCTGGACAGCACCCACGCCCTGATCGTCGCCGCCCGCGCCATGGACCGGCTGGGCCTGCCGCGCTCGGGCATCCTCGCCTACACCATGCCCGGCTTCGGCACCAGCGAGGGCACCAAGTCCAACGCCTGGCGGCTGATGACGGCGCTGGGGGTGACGGCCAAGGAACTCGACATCCGGCCGGCCGCCAACCAGATGCTGAAGGACATGGAGCATCCCTTCGCCCGCGGCGAGGCGGTGTATGACGTTACCTTCGAGAATGTCCAGGCCGGCCTGCGCACCGATTACCTGTTCCGCCTCGCCAACCACAACAACGGCCTCGTGCTCGGCACCGGCGACCTGTCGGAACTGGCGCTGGGCTGGTGCACCTATGGGGTCGGCGACCAGATGTCCCACTACAACGTCAATGCCGGCGTACCGAAGACGCTGATCCAGCATTTGATCCGCTGGGTCAGCCGCACCGGCCAGTTCCAGCAGGAGGTGTCGGAGACGCTGGACGCCATCCTGAAGACGGAGATCTCGCCGGAACTGGTACCGGCCGGGTCGGACAAGGCGCTGCAAAGCTCCGAATCCGTGGTCGGGCCGTATGATTTGCAGGATTTCAACCTGTTCTACGTGCTGCGCTACGGCTTCCGCCCGTCGAAGATCGCCTTCCTGGCCCGCCATGCCTGGGGCGACGTTGCCAAGGGAGACTGGCCGGAGGGCTATCCGCTGGAGAAACGCCGCGCCTACAGCCCGGCCGAGATCCGTGACTGGCTGCGCGTGTTCCTGCGCCGCTTCTTCGGCTTCAGCCAGTTCAAGCGCTCCGCCATGCCGAACGGCCCGAAGGTGTCGGCCGGCGGCTCGCTGTCGCCCCGCGGCGACTGGCGCGCGCCGTCCGACGGCAATGCCCGCATCTGGCTGGAGGAACTGGAACGCGAGGTTCCGGCGGAGTGA
- a CDS encoding glycosyltransferase family 9 protein, which translates to MSRILFITSNRLGDAVLSTGLLDHLTRTYPEARLTIACGPLPAPLFRAVPGLERLIPLAKRSYARHWLRLWLECVGTRWDLVVDLRNSAVGRLVPARRRAFHAKAARPMHKVEENAAVLGLSPPPAPRLWIDAAAREQADALIPAGTGPFLAIGPTANWLGKEWPADRFARLALRLTGEGGPLAGARVAVLAAPPERERARPVLDALGSKAIDLTGRTDPMAAAACLERAALYVGNDSGLMHIAAAAGVPTVGLFGPGYPAIYGPWGPRGRVVTSSVPQADLLARVAADPDDRGLMDGIGEERVVETAIELLSEAHRTCDQFAARACGPAEVPPLR; encoded by the coding sequence ATGAGCCGCATCCTCTTCATCACCTCCAACCGGTTGGGCGACGCGGTGCTGTCGACCGGGCTGCTCGACCATCTGACCCGGACCTATCCGGAGGCCCGGCTGACCATCGCCTGCGGGCCGCTGCCGGCGCCGCTGTTCCGCGCCGTGCCGGGGCTGGAGCGGCTGATCCCGCTGGCCAAACGCTCCTACGCCCGGCATTGGCTGCGGCTGTGGCTGGAGTGCGTGGGCACGCGCTGGGATCTGGTGGTCGATCTGCGCAACTCGGCGGTCGGACGGCTGGTGCCGGCCCGGCGCCGCGCCTTCCACGCCAAGGCCGCCCGCCCGATGCACAAGGTGGAGGAGAATGCCGCCGTGCTGGGCCTGTCGCCGCCGCCGGCCCCGCGTCTGTGGATCGACGCGGCGGCGAGGGAGCAGGCCGACGCCCTGATCCCCGCCGGTACCGGCCCCTTCCTCGCCATCGGGCCGACGGCCAACTGGCTGGGCAAGGAATGGCCGGCCGACCGCTTCGCCCGGCTGGCGCTGCGCCTGACCGGGGAGGGCGGGCCGCTGGCCGGTGCCCGGGTGGCGGTGCTGGCCGCTCCGCCGGAGCGCGAGCGGGCGCGGCCGGTGCTGGACGCGCTGGGATCGAAGGCCATCGACCTGACCGGCCGCACCGACCCGATGGCCGCTGCCGCCTGCCTGGAGCGGGCGGCGCTCTATGTCGGCAACGACAGCGGGCTGATGCACATCGCGGCGGCGGCGGGCGTGCCGACCGTCGGGCTGTTCGGCCCCGGCTATCCCGCCATCTATGGTCCCTGGGGGCCGCGCGGCCGGGTGGTGACCAGCAGCGTGCCGCAGGCGGATTTGCTGGCCCGGGTGGCCGCCGACCCCGACGACCGCGGCCTGATGGACGGCATCGGCGAGGAGCGGGTGGTGGAAACCGCAATCGAACTCCTGTCCGAAGCGCATAGGACTTGTGACCAGTTTGCGGCAAGGGCCTGCGGACCGGCCGAAGTACCCCCGTTGCGTTGA
- a CDS encoding flagellar biosynthesis regulator FlaF: protein MKPTPTYANKPTSDNPRDVEAWALAEAARRIIAASHAKDEKAFREALQLNQRLWTIFQAAITEEDCGHPPEVRTNIAALSLLVDRETTNRLVDLDFAKIDTLVNINRNVASGLTAQGQFIAAQQATQPHPETPQTAAPQAPAVQAAPAPGQPPAAMRPAVPPRPMTAPDAAPVNRESLRISI from the coding sequence ATGAAGCCGACTCCCACCTACGCCAACAAGCCGACCTCGGACAATCCGCGCGACGTCGAGGCTTGGGCCCTGGCGGAAGCGGCGCGCCGTATCATCGCCGCCAGCCATGCCAAGGACGAAAAGGCCTTCCGCGAGGCTCTTCAGCTGAATCAGCGCCTGTGGACGATCTTCCAGGCCGCGATCACCGAAGAGGATTGCGGCCATCCGCCGGAGGTCCGTACGAACATCGCGGCCCTGTCGCTGCTGGTCGACCGCGAGACGACCAACCGTCTGGTCGACCTGGATTTCGCCAAGATCGACACGTTGGTCAACATCAACCGCAACGTCGCCAGCGGCCTGACCGCCCAGGGGCAGTTCATCGCCGCCCAGCAGGCGACCCAGCCGCATCCGGAAACGCCGCAGACCGCCGCTCCGCAGGCGCCTGCCGTCCAGGCCGCTCCGGCGCCGGGCCAGCCGCCCGCCGCCATGCGCCCGGCCGTGCCGCCGCGCCCGATGACGGCCCCCGATGCCGCCCCGGTCAACCGCGAGTCCCTGCGCATTTCGATCTGA